Proteins co-encoded in one Brassica oleracea var. oleracea cultivar TO1000 chromosome C4, BOL, whole genome shotgun sequence genomic window:
- the LOC106342602 gene encoding uncharacterized protein LOC106342602 — MDSIEAPSFSLGFDLDAASDPKPGLTGDDEPEPGLTVSDSDLELGPGSSSPALKRLRRGFNDISKCSAEDGASELLGRTEDRDDDDDIEEFSSPEDAPASTRSHFSSCSSRVSLRGSGIFTSQPSSISRSLEKRKRFDDVPVTTGPGSGITSVAPLFQSSDRSPLRRFQLLESDSEDDHPSKRSKYSIRVTETNDSSSKRKEAGSLPCTGDLLKDFPPVGVSKTQTPAQRRFQLLDSDSEDDHPSTRSRDLSGVTNTNDPSSKRKEPGYMPTRSPLRRLQILDSDSEDDCPSTRRDSSRVTKTNGSCSTVQPSVASKPKRKELGDLWKDFSPTAVSKIQTPALDDVCQDYFSSINKSTAQKQSSAVASSSNSGLFQQNGHFSDSSNPTPPSHRFFLHSDPRIQNLARKRLPNFLPLGIFNDRENRREECLIDYMNQFGSNGSSKTGVSSSKSCRGRQTKSKVSRDQESSKARSAAVPNDAGRRRVSANTGNAGHWFTSSEGRKVYISKGGQEFSGQSAYRCYKKETGGGFNKSRKKRPPKKKAKK, encoded by the exons ATGGATTCGATTGAAGCACCCTCGTTTTCGCTAGGGTTTGACCTTGACGCCGCATCGGATCCCAAGCCTGGTTTAACCGGAGACGACGAGCCTGAGCCGGGACTTACGGTCTCAGATTCCGATCTGGAGCTTGGACCTGGTAGTTCAAGCCCAGCTCTCAAGCGGTTGCGACGCGGATTCAATGATATCAGCAAGTGTTCCGCGGAAGATGGTGCCAGTGAGTTGTTAGGTCGCACGGAGGATCGGGATGATGACGACGACATCGAGGAGTTCTCTTCTCCCGAAG ATGCACCTGCATCAACAAGAAGTCATTTCTCTAGTTGCAGTTCAAGGGTCTCACTTCGTGGTTCTGGGATTTTTACTAGCCAGCCTTCTTCTATCTCTCGGAGCCTGGAAAAAAGAAAGCGGTTTGATGATGTTCCAGTAACTACTGGCCCTGGCTCTGGGATTACTTCTGTTGCACCATTGTTTCAGAGTTCAGATCGTAGTCCTCTGCGAAGGTTCCAGCTACTGGAATCAGATTCTGAAGATGACCACCCATCCAAACGCAGCAAATATTCAATCCGTGTTACGGAAACTAATGATTCATCCTCAAAGAGAAAGGAAGCTGGATCTCTGCCATGTACTGGAGATCTGTTGAAAGATTTTCCTCCGGTGGGAGTTTCAAAGACTCAAACACCAGCTCAACGAAGGTTCCAGCTACTAGATTCAGATTCTGAAGACGACCACCCATCCACCCGCAGCAGAGATTTAAGCGGAGTAACTAATACCAATGATCCATCCTCAAAGAGAAAGGAACCTGGATATATGCCAACTCGTAGTCCACTACGAAGGTTGCAGATACTAGATTCAGATTCAGAAGATGACTGCCCGTCCACCAGAAGAGATTCAAGCCGAGTAACTAAAACAAATGGTTCATGCTCAACGGTTCAACCATCTGTTGCAAGTAAACCAAAGAGAAAGGAACTTGGAGATCTGTGGAAAGATTTTTCCCCAACGGCAGTTTCTAAGATTCAGACACCAGCTTTGGATGATGTTTGTCAGGACTATTTTAGCTCGATCAACAAAAGCACAGCTCAGAAACAAAGCAGTGCTGTGGCAAGTAGTAGCAATAGTGGATTGTTTCAGCAAAATGGGCATTTCTCGGATTCCTCCAACCCTACTCCTCCATCTCATCGTTTCTTCCTGCACAGTGATCCAAGGATCCAGAATTTAGCCCGGAAGCGGTTACCAAACTTCTTGCCTTTGGGGATTTTCAACGATAGAGAGAACCGGCGAGAGGAGTGCCTTATTGATTATAT GAACCAATTTGGCAGCAACGGGAGTTCTAAAACCGGAGTTTCTAGCAGTAAAAGCTGCAGAGGAAGGCAAACAAAGTCAAAGGTCTCGAGGGACCAAGAGAGCTCCAAAGCGAGATCTGCTGCAGTTCCAAATGATGCTGGCAGAAGACGTGTATCAGCCAACACTGGTAATGCAGGTCACTGGTTCACATCCTCAGAAGGAAGGAAG GTCTATATCTCTAAAGGTGGACAGGAGTTCTCAGGTCAAAGCGCATATAGATGCTACAAAAAG GAGACTGGAGGCGGATTTAACAAGTCCAGAAAGAAACGACCGCCAAAGAAGAAGGCGAAGAAGTGA
- the LOC106342601 gene encoding cationic amino acid transporter 3, mitochondrial, whose amino-acid sequence MGFMVDTQKEAGEHQWSCIRNLVRRKQVDSSNGKAESHHNHHQLAKALTFPHLIAVGVGSTIGAGVYILVGTVAREHSGPALAFSFLIAGVSAALSAFCYAELSSRFPSAGSAYHYSYICIGEGVAWLIGWALILEYTIGGSTVARGISPNLAMIFGGEDCLPAILARHQIPGLDIVVDPCAAVLVFIVTGLLCIGVKESTFAQGIITTVNVFVMIFVIVAGSYLCFKTGWAGYQLPSGYFPYGVDGMLAGSATVFFAYIGFDSVASMAEEVKNPQRDLPLGIGLSLLLCCLLYMMVSVVIVGLVPYYAMDPDTPISSAFATHGIQWAAYLIALGAVMALCSTLMGSILPQPRILMAMARDGLLPSFFSDVNQRTQVPVKGTISTGFCAALLAFFMDVSQLAGMVSVGTLVAFTMVAISVLILRYVPPDEVPLPSSLQERICSAPFLRCEENSSSHVGTSISTKQPLLCEPDDSTVEKKEVRWGWVLSKENRRKFAGWSIMFICIGNFLISYAASSLLLPGLLRYSLCGVGGLLLLSGLIVLSCIDQDDARHSFGHSGGFICPLVPLLPILCILINMYLLVNLGAGTWARVSVWLFIGVLVYVFYGRRHSSLANAFYVTTAHADEIGRSSGYSLA is encoded by the exons ATGGGCTTCATGGTGGACACGCAAAAGGAAGCTGGCGAGCATCAATGGAGTTGTATAAGAAATTTGGTGCGAAGGAAACAAGTCGACTCTTCAAATGGCAAAGCCGAGTCTCATCATAATCACCACCAACTGGCCAAAGCCTTGACCTTTCCTCACTTGATTGCAGTTG GTGTTGGATCAACAATTGGAGCAGGGGTTTACATTCTTGTGGGAACAGTGGCGAGAGAGCATTCAGGACCTGCACTCGCCTTTTCTTTTCTCATAGCTGGAGTCTCTGCAGCACTTTCGGCGTTTTGCTATGCAGAACTCTCGAGTCGCTTTCCCTCAGCTGGGAGTGCCTATCACTATTCTTACATTTGCATTGGTGAAGG TGTTGCGTGGTTGATTGGCTGGGCACTGATTCTGGAATACACAATTGGTGGTTCAACGGTTGCTCGTGGCATATCTCCAAATCTG GCAATGATTTTCGGTGGTGAAGATTGTCTGCCTGCAATATTAGCTCGTCATCAAATCCCTGGACTTGATATTGTTGTAGACCCATGTGCTGCTGTACTAGTCTTCATTGTTACAGGGCTCTTATGCATTGGAGTAAAGGAG AGTACATTTGCTCAGGGAATTATAACAACAGTAAATGTATTTGTCATGATATTTGTAATCGTAGCTGGTAGCTATCTGTGTTTCAAGACAGGCTGGGCTGGTTATCAACTTCCATCAGG GTATTTTCCATACGGTGTTGATGGAATGCTTGCTGGATCTGCTACAGTATTCTTTGCTTATATAGGATTTGATTCAGTTGCAAGTATGGCAGAAGAG GTGAAAAATCCGCAGCGGGATTTACCGCTCGGTATTGGTCTTTCACTCTTGCTATGTTGTTTGCTGTACATGATGGTGTCTGTAGTTATTGTTGGTTTAGTGCCTTACTATGCTATGGACCCTGACACGCCAATCTCCTCTGCTTTTGCTACTCATGGAATTCAATGGGCTGC GTATTTGATAGCATTAGGCGCTGTCATGGCTCTCTGTTCTACTCTAATGGGCTCCATTCTCCCTCAG CCGCGGATTCTGATGGCAATGGCTAGGGATGGTTTGTTGCCTTCATTTTTCTCAGACGTGAATCAACGCACGCAGGTTCCTGTTAAAGGAACCATTTCAACTGGTTTTTGTGCGGCACTCTTAGCTTTCTTTATGGATGTTTCACAACTGGCGGGAATG GTGAGTGTTGGAACACTTGTTGCGTTTACGATGGTTGCAATATCAGTGTTGATACTCAGATATGTGCCTCCAGATGAG GTACCTCTTCCCTCATCTCTGCAAGAGAGGATTTGTTCTGCTCCCTTTCTACGCTGTGAAGAGAACTCGTCCAGTCACGTCGGCACTTCCATTAGTACCAAACAACCTTTACTTTGCGAACCTGATGATTCAACTGTGGAGAAGAAAGAAGTTCGCTGGGGTT GGGTTCTTAGTAAAGAAAACAGAAGGAAATTTGCTGGTTGGAGCATTATGTTCATTTGTATTGGGAACTTCCTGATAAGCTATGCAGCGTCCAGCTTGCTCTTGCCAGG ACTCCTCCGGTATTCTCTCTGCGGTGTTGGTGGATTGCTACTTCTTTCCGGTTTGATTGTGCTTAGTTGCATTGATCAGGATGATGCCAGACACAGTTTTGGGCATTCTGGAG GTTTCATTTGCCCGCTTGTTCCACTTCTGCCTATTCTCTGCATTCTTATCAACATGTATCTCTTGGTAAACCTTGG AGCTGGGACCTGGGCTCGTGTATCGGTGTGGCTGTTCATAGGAGTGCTTGTTTACGTTTTCTATGGGCGACGACACAGCTCTCTAGCGAATGCATTTTACGTCACCACTGCTCATGCCGACGAGATTGGTCGCAGTTCTGGATATTCTTTGGCTTAA
- the LOC106338744 gene encoding uncharacterized protein LOC106338744, with protein MYALRARAFPFGLHGSLFEKQQSGKMVPEISTPPLGSCGAAIAKDDSPQTLAKRPPCRRPRLQNSEDVTHSTLP; from the exons ATGTATGCTCTGAGGGCCAGGGCCTTTCCGTTTGGATTGCATGGAAGCTTGTTCGAGAAGCAGCAGA GTGGTAAAATGGTTCCGGAAATAAGCACTCCGCCATTAGGATCATGTGGAGCTGCTATTGCCAAAGACGATTCACCACAAACACTAGCTAAAAGACCACCATGTAGACGTCCTCGATTACAAAACTCAGAAGATGTAACCCACAGTACACTCCCTTGA
- the LOC106338745 gene encoding polygalacturonase-like: MEKFQCTIMFAYLLMSTTIFSSLPIQSHATKHFNVLSFGAKPNGIVDSATAFAKAWDAACSSTEAAVIYVSKGRYLVSPVRFSGESCKSLDIVFRIDGTLVGSGDYNFLGREETWFSFERVTGVSVIGGSFDAKGPSLWACKASSNNSCPAGATTISFVESSRVKVKGLLSLNSQMFHIVINRCRNVKINDIRIVADGKSPNTDGIHVQLSTDVEIRNASIKTGDDCISIGPGTKNLWVERVTCGPGHGISIGSLGKDREEEGVQNVTVKKTVFVGTDNGLRIKSWANPSSGFVQRVRFLESLMFNVKFPLIIDQHYCPHNINCPSQESGVRINDVIYQGIRGTSATKIAVKLDCSAKAPCTRIRMKDISLRYANEAAQSSCVNVLGDALGLVKHQTCF, encoded by the exons ATGGAGAAGTTCCAATGTACGATTATGTTCGCTTATTTACTTATGTCAACAACAATCTTCTCGTCTTTGCCAATACAATCTCACGCGACAAAACACTTCAATGTGCTGAGCTTCGGAGCTAAACCTAACGGTATTGTTGACTCAGCTACAGCTTTTGCCAAGGCATGGGATGCAGCGTGTAGTTCGACGGAGGCTGCGGTTATATACGTATCCAAAGGACGATATCTTGTTAGCCCTGTTCGTTTCAGCGGTGAAAGTTGCAAGAGCCTTGATATTGTTTTCAGGATCGATGGGACTCTTGTTGGTTCGGGGGACTATAACTTTCTTGGGCGAGAAGAAACATGGTTCAGCTTTGAAAGAGTCACTGGAGTTTCTGTTATCGGTGGTTCTTTCGACGCTAAGGGACCTTCATTGTGGGCTTGCAAGGCCTCCTCCAACAACAGCTGTCCCGCTGGTGCTACG ACAATAAGTTTTGTGGAGTCAAGTAGAGTCAAGGTGAAGGGATTATTGTCATTGAACAGCCAAATGTTCCACATCGTCATTAATCGATGCCGTAATGTTAAGATCAACGATATTCGGATCGTGGCGGATGGAAAAAGCCCGAACACAGATGGCATTCATGTCCAACTATCAACTGATGTTGAAATTCGTAACGCTTCCATCAAAACTGGTGACGACTGTATCTCCATTGGCCCCGGAACCAAGAACTTGTGGGTCGAACGAGTCACATGTGGCCCTGGTCATGGAATCAG CATTGGGAGCTTGGGAAAAGATAGAGAAGAGGAAGGGGTACAAAATGTGACGGTGAAGAAAACAGTTTTTGTAGGAACAGACAATGGATTAAGAATTAAGTCATGGGCTAACCCATCATCCGGTTTTGTTCAGAGGGTTCGATTCTTAGAGTCTCTTATGTTCAATGTCAAGTTTCCTCTCATCATTGACCAACACTATTGCCCTCATAACATAAACTGTCCTTCTCAG GAATCAGGAGTGAGGATAAACGATGTGATATATCAAGGCATAAGAGGAACATCAGCTACAAAAATTGCGGTAAAATTGGATTGCAGTGCTAAAGCTCCATGCACACGTATTAGAATGAAGGACATTAGTCTGAGATATGCTAACGAAGCTGCACAATCTTCATGTGTCAATGTCCTTGGAGATGCACTTGGTTTGGTCAAACATCAAACCTGCTTCTGA